Genomic window (Lynx canadensis isolate LIC74 chromosome D3, mLynCan4.pri.v2, whole genome shotgun sequence):
gtctgcccagcccagcccacctgTGGATTCTGGGCTAGGGGTCTAGTCTGGCACAATCTGCTGGTCCCCTGAGAAGGGGTGTGTGTGAGAGCACAATCATGTCTGGTGCAGGGCCCCACCATAAGAGATAAACAGAGATAAACAGAGGCCCTCCCTGGGGATTGGGGACCAGGTTTGTGTTTAGCCTTAACTTAGATCTGTAGACCTCCAGACAAACCACTTCCCCTCTTTCACAGCTATGCGATGGTGCCTGGGTTTACATAGCATGTTCATGCTTATCAGCTCATcatgttgcaggattttttaccacaatacccaGGATTCGTTGTCTCACTGctctgaagaatgaagaggtggacacaaaatgaacagccggcaaaagtttattagaatataagattagaaaggaagaagaataggaaagctctctttacagagaagaGACATTCAAAAGTGAACGCCCGAGGACTATAAGGCAAGGGTCcctgttttataaggttctggtcagccctcccccttcctttcccccttgttccttcccAAGTTCTACCCTTTTTGGCTTGATagttctaggtgctgggttgtccattcctgattggtgGTGAGGGATGGTCAATGGCcatacttaggtcttttgtcaaattccagaAGGGAAACCTGAGGTGGAGTAGCTGGGGCCTGTTACACTCTTAAGAGGAACTTGGAcattcccagcattgttccaaaataggtgtttttccccacacagggacctcaggccctaatcttttcctctctgcctactgaatcctgtCTTCTCCTATCATAATCGTatcacagatgggaaactgaggtcctAGCAGTGATTTATCTAGGGACATGCAGTGACCAGAGGAGAGGTCTATCCCACAGCCTCTGTAGCACAGTTGCTAGAAATGGGTTCTCCTGCCCCTGGTGGCACCCAGAGTCCCTCCCTGAATTACCTGCTTCCCATAGTACCCTGGGCCCCCCACGGGCAGAACTTGGATCTAAAGGATTTGGGAGTCTGTGGGCAAGGAGAGGCTGCTCTGGGCTTTTGGGTGGACCCCAGGGATATGGAAGGAGCCCCCTGCTCCCATTTTTTAACAAGGAAATATTCTATAGAGAATCTTGCTGCCTACAAGTCAAGGCAGGTTAAAAAACTGGGGCTCTGGACCCAGACAAAACTAATCTGAATGCCCCCACCAGCACTCAGGCTGCACAACCCCTGCTTTGGGCTGTGCTCTCAGCTGTTGCCTCGCCTCCCACCACAACATGGGCAGCTCTCTCTATCCTGCCATGGCCCACTCAGGCCTTATCTTGACTAATCTTCATTACTCATAGCCCATCCCTTACCAGGCAGGGCAGGTAGGAGGTGAGCTGCTTTGTGGCGGTCTTGGAGGAGTTGTAAACACTGTTTACCACTCCCTGGGAGCTCAGCTCTGAGAAGGTCAGGGTATTTACTAtctttaaaatcattattattatttttttttaattaaaggaaactTACTGGAAAACTGACAGAATCTCAAAAAGAATATAACTCTTAGGCGGCACTGATTCCTCTTCTTCAGGAAATATGGAAGGAGGGAGGTTGCccccttggctggctcagtttctctcccacaacccttccTAGAGAAACCCTGTCCAAATACTCCCTTATTTTAGTCCTTGACCTAGAAATCCCTTACCCTACAATTTGGGCTATTAAGCAGCTATTTGCAGGCTCCAGcaggcatcagaatcaccagagGCAAgtgtaaaaatgcagattcccgggCCCACTAGAAACCGTATGATTCAGCAGGCCTCCAGTGAAGCTGGGGACAAGCGTCGGGGGAGGACACGGTACTAATCCTTGCCCCGTGATTGTGATGGGGCTTGGGGGACGCTTGCTGTCATCCCGCGGTCTGACCACGGCGGGGCGCCGCGGACCGAGCTAAGTGGTTCCCCTTTGAGATCTTGTTCCTCAGAACAGGCTGCGGTCATCAGGACTTGCTTGTCAGACAGCAGGCCAAGGTTGAGCCGTGTTCCAGTGCGCAGGAGCTTCCGCAGGAAAGGAAGCCGGACGTCAGGAAAGAGGCTCACAGTTGGCAGTGGGCACCTACCTGCTCCAGACATTCATTCCACCTTGGTTCTTGGCGCACACTTCAGAGCTCAGAGTCGAGCCTGGAATCCGAAACAGCTTGTTCTGTTCTGGGGTGCGTTGTTTACCCAACTCTGAGCTCAGAGAGCATCCGTTGTTCAGATGGGAAAACGGAGACCGAAACAGGGGCAAGGGCTTAGTGGCTGCTGCTCTGGCTCCCAGCCCACCCAGGGCTCTTTGTCCTGTTAGGGGGCAGAGGGTGGACCCCAGAAAGTCCAGCTATGAGTCAGCTCTGAGTGCCCAGGGGACGGGACAGGGTCTGTTGGCTAGGGATAGATGCTGGCTGGCACCCCGCTTCCACAAATGTCGGTGGCCTTGGTGATTCAGTTTCCTTGCGCCTGCCTAGAAGGGGCCggccctgggctgggagagggaggaggtgcTGAGAGTAGGGATGGGCTATGGAGGGGCCTAAGGGGCCCGGTGGTCCAACTCATCTGGATGCCGAGGTCCCACGGAGTAACTGTAGCCAGAGATCGTGTGGCCCCGAGACTGGTCCTGGaatgggggttcctgggtggggGTCCTTGAAGGTGCAGTCTCCTGTGAGGCTGGGGGATTTTATTGAGATCCCTCAGAAAGGCACCCTATTGTCCCCGCCTCGTGTTGGTCTCTATGGGGGCTTGCCTTGGCGCTAGGTGTGAAGGGGTCTGATCCCGCACTGGTGGGAGGAGTAAGGAACAGGCAGCCTGAACACTCCAGCTGGAGGGCTCGGCTGAGGGGAGGACTTCTTGGAGGATGGAGGAGGGGCTGTGAGCAGGCGGCGTGGGGGCGGAGCGAGACCGCCCACCCGGCTCCGGGGGCGGTGCCTGGCCAGGGGCGGTTCTGGGGGGCTCCCCCCAACTTTCCGGgtggggcgcgggcggcggcggtgGAGGCGGGGTCTAGAGCGCGGGGCCTCGCCCGCCGCGCCGGCTCGGGCTGAAGCCTGGCGGGAGGTGCTGCCGGAGCCGGAGCCGCAGCCGCAGCCCGAGCCGCCGGGAGCCGGAGCCGCCAGGAGCTGGAGCCGGAGCCGGGGCTAAAATACAGGCCTTGCCGCAGCCTAACCGAGCAGAGCTCGTCGCCTGGCACCAGCCTGAGCGCGGGCCGGTGTGTCAGCCAGCCGCAGGGCCTGGGCGCACTGGCGGAGGGAGCGAGCCGCGACCACCGGGCACCACCGGGAGCGTGTGCCCGGATCGCCCCTGCCAGGCCTGGGCCCGGCCTGAACAAGCATTAGGTCGCGGGGTCTgaaccaaagagaaaaaggaacgaGGGTTCCATCTAATTGTGGAGTGGGCTTAAAAGCGGGAAGAAGAGTGGAGACTTCACCTAGGACTGAGCAGAGGTGCCTGCAGCTTACTAGGCCAGGCTGGAGCACCAGAGAGCCTGGCATCCCAGCAGCTACGACCTGGGTTCTGTCCTACCCGAGCCAGGAATACAGCATAGCTCCTGGACCTTGGCTGGCACAGGCCTGGCACAAGAAGCAGTGCCTTAACCTGTCTGAGACTGGGCCCAGGACCCGAGGAACTTGGGATCAGGCCTGGCCTAGACTGGGACTCTCTGGTGGCCCAGAGCTGGTCACTGGGGAGCTGTCCTTCTGCCCCAGACCCACTGGTACGGATGTGTCGCTGCCCACTGGAGCACCATGACGGCAGGATGACCTCAGCGGAGGCAGTGGCAGTGGCCAGTGGTGCTCGGGTGGCTGGGTCCCCCGAGTGGCCCCCCGACACTCCCCAGGCCCTTGGTCGGCCTGGCCGGGTCAGGGTGGCAGTGGCAGCGCTGGTGTGGCTGCTGGCAGGAGCCAGCATGTCGAGCCTCAACAAGTGGATCTTCACTGTGCATGGCTTCGGGCGGCCCCTCCTGCTCTCAGCGCTGCACATGCTGGCAGCAGCATTGGCATGCCGCTGGGGGGCACAGCGCCCCATGCCCAGCCGCACCCGCCGCCAAGTGCTGCTGCTTAGCTTCACCTTCGGCACCTCGATGGCCTGTGGCAACGTGGGCCTGAGCGCTGTGCCCCTAGACCTGGCACAACTGGCCACCACTACTACACCACTGATCACGCTGGCCCTGTCAGCACTGCTGCTCGGACGTCGCCACCACCCGCTACAATTTGCTGCCATGGGCCCACTCTGCCTGGGGGCTGCCTGCAGCTTGGCTGGTGAGCTCCGGACACCTCCTGCTGGCTGTGGCTTCCTGTTGGCTGCTACCTGCCTCCGTGGCCTCAAGTCCATTCAGCAGAGTGAGTGGTTGAGGAGGTGGGGACTGGGGTGGTTGTGTGGCCTGGGTCATCCTGGGAGGGGCATGGCTGttatcccattttccagatgaagaaactgaggttcatgaCTTTGGAAGAGgcagaaactgagactcagaaagggcCAACAGCTCAGTGAATTCCAGGCCCCAAACTTAGGCTCTAGACCCCAACCGATATTTAATAATAGTTGCCGTTGATCTGTGTCTCGTGTTTTTTCAAGCCCTTTATCTCTTTGGATCTCCATACTGCCCTGATTAAGGAAGGCACAATATTGTTCCCACTGACAGGTAGAGAGACTTGTCCTGGGTCATGTGGCCAGTGAGTAGCAGAGACAagatctgaacccaggcagtcagactccatgctgtccaCGTGATATGGTATAAGGCTGTGGACCCAGAGGGGAATCTGATAGTGGGGacctgggagagagaaagagggcaagacCTTGAGCCGGGATCTGGGAGGTGAGGTGATATTTAGTGGGAGCTGCAGTGTAAcaggccccatgctgggtgttGACCTTGAATTGTCATGGCAACCACCACCTTCATCCCTGTTTTATAGCCCATGGAACTGAGACCTAGAGGTGCCCTGGGTCACTTCACCTCTGAGGAAAGGAGCCAGGGGGCTCTGGGAGAAGGTGAAGTGGAGGCTCCAGGCCTAGACCCTGCCAAATCACTGTGTCTGATGGTGGAGGATGCCTTCCTGTGGCTTATCAAGGGGCATCCAAGTCACagtcctcactctctctcttcctcaactgaagggagaggctggggaaggcAAGGTGCCCATTTGGGGTAGGAGGCCTGGGTTCTAGCCACACCCTTGTTCATACTTGTTGGTCAGCCTTCAGCAGATCTGGGTCTtatctgggcctcagtctccttatctgttCAGTGGAGGAGGGTTGGAGTTGTTGGGAGTCCCAGgggtctcttgctctctctgccttccagctCTGAGATCTGTGACCCAAGcctgggagaaggaagagggggctCCAAGGGTGCTAGGCTGGGGTTTGGGGCAGcctgaagggaagagaaagttgAAGGTAGAGCTCAGCCCCTGCCCTGGCATCTTCAGAGCCAGCACTCAGAGGCCTTGTCCCCATACTGGGCCCTGAGGCATGGCCAAAGCTCAGTTCTATTTTTGCCCTCCCAGTTACATGAGAGCTGGTGACTAAGCTCGGGCCTGAGCTCTGGGCAGGAGTCGCAATGGGAAACCTGACCTCTTGACCCCCCACCTTACCTGGGAAGGCCCCAGCTTCCAGGCCCATGCCATGCCTGCTGAGGCCAGTGCTTCTCGCCCAGGCCACAGGAACACGGGCACGGAACAGCAGGTGCCTGGCATTGGGCTGCTTCTTGGCTGCTGCCAGCCTTCTCTCTCAAGTGTCAACTGCCTGGCCCTCGAGGTGGCTTGTTTGGGTGCTTCCTCCAGGCTCCCACAGCACCTTCTACTTCCCCTATCACAACTCTGAATGTCCTGTATTGTAGCCACTTGGTTACCTGTCTGTGTCCCCCCAGACAGGAGCTCTGAGTGGGCATGGACTGGTTTTGGGCATCTCCTTGTCCCCAACACCTGGCCTGAGGCCTGGAACAGGGCAAGTACTCCTTAGGTGGTGGTGTTATTAATGGCTCTGACAGAATAATTGGCAGGCTGGTTAGGCTACATGGCCTAGAGTGTTAAGGAGGGCGCTTGGGAGGCTGGAGGCCTCACCAACAGAGGTGGGATGGGGAGAAACAGACTGGAGCCAGGAAATGAGTTGGGTTTTGGACAAGAGGACAAGAGGACAATGAGTTGGGTTTTGGACTTCCAGGGGTTCCAGATTCAGACTAGAGTGTAAATGACAGATATCAGCTCCTTTCCTGAGAGCAGACTCCATGGCAGTAGGCATGAAAGTCCAGGAAGAGGAGCATCCAGGCAGCCACAGGCAGGGCCAGTAGCTTCCTTCCGACCTGGGCCAGTTGCAGGCCCAGGGGGTCTACACTCACAAAAAGACTGGAAAGTGGGGGGGCAGCTTGCTGAACTTGCTTTTAGCTGTACCCACCTGCATCAGAGAGCAACCTGACCTGATCCCTGCCTGAGCTCTCCGGCTGGTGGGGAG
Coding sequences:
- the SLC35E4 gene encoding solute carrier family 35 member E4, producing MCRCPLEHHDGRMTSAEAVAVASGARVAGSPEWPPDTPQALGRPGRVRVAVAALVWLLAGASMSSLNKWIFTVHGFGRPLLLSALHMLAAALACRWGAQRPMPSRTRRQVLLLSFTFGTSMACGNVGLSAVPLDLAQLATTTTPLITLALSALLLGRRHHPLQFAAMGPLCLGAACSLAGELRTPPAGCGFLLAATCLRGLKSIQQSALLQEERLDAVTLLYATSLPSFCLLAGAALVLEAGVAPPPAPTNSHLWACILISCLLSVLYNLASFSLLALTSALTVHVLGNLTVVGNLILSRLLFGSRLSALSYVGIALTLSGMFLYHNCEFVASWAARRGLWRRDQTGKGL